The Sphaerodactylus townsendi isolate TG3544 linkage group LG02, MPM_Stown_v2.3, whole genome shotgun sequence DNA segment GAAGTTATCGTGTCCCTGCTTTGCAGAAAAGTCCCACCCAGCTTATATCCAGCCACCGAAGTTCAGGGCCAGCTGCTGGACTTTGCTACTTGGCGGCTGGGGCCGAGGAATTCCTTTTATTGCCCGTGTTGAGAGAAAGAATTGAATGGCAGCAGAGTGTGGGCCCAGCTCAAAGGCTGTCCTGCTCTGCTTTCAAACTCAGTCATTCTGATTCTGCGACTGGATCTTAAAATCTGGTTTCATCGTCTTGttctagtggcgtaggaggttaagagctcgtgtatctaacctggcggaaccgggtttgattcccagctctgccgcctgagctgtatctggggaattcagattagcctgtgcactcccacacacgccagatgggggaccttgggctagtcgcagcttctcggagctctcttagccccacccacctcacagggtgtttgttgtgaggggggaagggcaaggagattgtcagcccctttgagtctcctgcaggagaggaaggggggatataaatccaaactactcctcctcctgctcctcctcctgctcctcctcttcttcttcctcttcctcttcttcttcttcttcttcttcttcttcttcttctgcatgaagCTGTGCCTTCTCTCAGATTCTTCTTTGGTTTCTGTCATCTCTCTGCTGCTGAAAACCTGATTGTTGTAATGACTGCTGGTTGCTGGTGTTCTGTACGTCAGCATCTGAAAGGTTGGTGCTCAAAGCTTCCTGGGAGCAAATGCCATCTGTAGTAATGACTCAGTGAATAGGGCTTCCTCATTTGTGGAAGCTGGGCAAATTAGCATATTTGGGGTTGGGAAGAAGTTTTTTCTCTGCCTAGATTATTTGGCTGGGAGGTTTGGCCACTCTGGTAGGTTTGCAAATTGTCTTGCTTGTTTGAGTCATTTGCTCAGCGGATACTACATGGTGTAGCCTGGATACTGCGGCCTGGATTGCAAATATGTACCTGGGCCAAAAGGTGGCTTTTGAGTCCCTTTGAACtatatggtggtagaaagtgctgtaaAGTCGCAGCCAACCTGTGGCAGCCCCACAGGATTTCTAAGGCAGGAGATGGTCTGtgattgcttgcctctgcgtaaccatttccttggcggtctcccccCCAAGCACAAACCCACCAGGGCCCACTCTGCTTAGTTCCCAGGATCTGGCAAGATCAAGCTAGTCTAGGCGACCCAGGCCAGGGGCCTAACAACATACAGCACAGTTAAAATCCAGCCCTGTCTGAGCCTACTGAGATGGAATAGCTAGTGGCAACAGCCAGCCTCCCAACTCAGAAACCTATTCCAGCAGTATTTCCTGTTTGTGGCGGCACCGCTTGCAAGATaatgcttagatcaggggtatcAAGCTTGtttgttacgagggctggatatgacataaatgtgactgggTCAGGCTGGGTTCTcgtgggggggggcggctgcctcagctggccccagaatggcactgggcgTGTGCCCGGACTGGCGAGCCCGCAGCAAGGCATGTGGCTGCTTTGAGAAGACTTTTCAGGcccgtgagccagctgaggcaaccccctctCTTGCTCCTGATGTGGCCTGGGGAGcccagtggggtgggggttgcctcagctggtttgcaGGCCTGATgagccccctcaaggggccacATCTAGTCCCCGGGCAGCACGTTCAACACCCCCGGCTGTGACGAAGTCTCAAGTTCCCCACTGTCTGTATTCCCTCCTATATGTGTGCCAGACAGTAACCTCAGTTCCCCTTCAGTGAACCCAGCAGAACAGAGTGTTTGGTGCAAAGTGATCCTGCCGAAGGGCACATGGATTGTTGGCTGGCAGTGGTGTGTTTGCTGTGTTGACAGACAGCATATGGCATAGACACCATATGTCTTGGATTGCAGTAGCCTACGGCAGCTGGTGTAAAAGGCAGCCAAGATCCATTAGTTTCTGGGCTTTGTAAGAGTGagttgtttatttgttgttgtttgaaatGAGATccggggtgttgtgtgatttccaggctgtatggccgtgttccagtagcattgtctcctgacgtttcgcctgcatctgtggctggcatcttcagaggatctgatggtagtaaagcaagtggagtatagatacctgtggagtgtccagggtgggagaaagaaccatttgcattggttaacaagtgtaaagggtgcaattagggTGCATTGTTAATCaatgcaaatagttctttctcccaccctggacattccacaggtatatatactccacttactgtactaccatcagatcctctgaagatgtcagccacagaatCTGGCAACGTCGAGGAAAAATACTACTGGGTCTGCCACAACTCGGAGgctccacacagcaccccagtgattctgaccgtgaaagccttcgacagtacaaaatGAGATCCACTCGTCAAAAGCACAGAACTTTGTCTGGGCTGCATGTAGTTGCCATAGGAAATTATTTTGGAGGACAGGACTTATTAGTGGGCTGTGGGCCTTCCTAGCAGGGAAGGAGCCGGAATGTTGAGACTGCAAAGCAAACCCTTCTGTGCTTCTGTTTCTCCTCTGCAGCAGATTGCCTTAGACTCAAAGTTGCTCCTTGGGCCTAAATTACGACCTGAATTGCTGAACTTGAGGTCATTCGCAGTTTCAGAACACGGGACTTCCCAGGCCTGAACCGGAACTATGTAGGATTCTTACCTTGctacagttagatttgagtccagtaactcTTGGAGTCAAAGTATATATTTGTCAGGCTGATTTTGCATTAataggaggttggactagatggccgattagatagatagatagatagatagatagatagatagatagatagataggtaggtaggtaggtaggtaggtaggtaggtaggtaggtaggtaggtaggtaaactttattgtcattgtgcacgcacatgAAATTACAAACATTCCCCAattaggtgcactctaatctggagaaccggatttgattccccgctctgccacttgagctgtggaggcttatctggtgaactagattagcctgtgcactccaacacacgtcatctgggtgaccttggactaatcacagctTTTTAGAGCTCTCTtagtctcacccacctcacagggtgtttgttgtgaggggggaagggcaaggagtttgtaagcccccttgagtctcctacaggagagaaaggggggcgtataaatccaaactcttcttcttttttgaggtGTGTCTCTTGAGAGCTTATAACCTTGATAACTAAGGTGCTGCGGGATGagatctaactgttctactggagaccaacatggctactatCTAAAATTATCTCACTaattaattttctgcccccaagcatttCTCCCTTGctttaatcaagctgattacattttgcattgtaCCTGTGCAGCCTGGGTTCTTTCTTTGCAATACTCCTCCCggcttctgactgggatataaagacTCAAGAGATCTCTCTTTCAACTCATAcctgagctttgattcttgaaagctcctGCCTCGGAAATCTTgccagtctctaaggtgctactggactcaaatctagttgttctactgcagtTCAACACAGCTACTTTCTGAAGCTGTCTTTGAAGCTGTCTTTGAGCCTGTTGGCCTATTTAATCTAGGGGTGTCCAACCTACGGTGCTTCAGAattgagccaattggccatgctggcaggggctgatgggaatggtagaccataaacatctggagcaccgtaggtagGCCACCCCTGATTTAGTCGAACAAATAGCCGGAAAAATACTTATGAAGTCACCAACTAAGGGCCAACTAAGGTACTAGATACCTGGAAATCACGGCCTTATAGAGTGGATTGTGAGTTAGAACCACATCTCTTCCAAGAGCACACAGAATCTGCTGTGAGGGCGATCAGAACCTTAAACCAAGCGCTACTTGGGCAGTTTGTTTGTGTTGAAACGCTCCAGCAGCTTGCCTCTAAATGCCTCCACCTTTGCTTCCAGGAAATGGAGAGGGACAGGAGACTGAGTTGCTTGGTGGAAGAGCATGTTTCCGGCTTATTTCTTCACCTTATTTCTTCACCTTATTACAGTCTACAACAGTAACCAATTTTTTCCCGTCCTCACTAGGCACAGGAGCACGACAGCCCCAAAGCTGGTGAAGCAGAAAAGAAAGTTAATCCTGGGACTGAGGACGGCGAGCACCCATACAATGCCGAAAACCACCCTCTCGTTCCTGACCTAGCAGGAGAGCACGGCATGCAAGCCACAAAAGCCTCTCACTCCGTCGCAGCTGCGGAAACAAAGGAACCAGCTGGGTGGGGACAGCACCATTGTTTGGAGCCTGACCCCGCTGACTCTTGCTTGGCTGCTCCAGGGAAGTCGCAGATAACGAAGTTACAGGAGTCAGAACTTGCTTTCACAACAGACCCAAGAGCCGCACCCACAGAGCAAATGCAACTTGGTGGGGGTGGGCACGCAGGAACCGGAGCGGACGTGCGCTCGGGCTCTGCAGAGAGCAGTAGCCTGGCTGCTCCCGTGCTCAGGGAAACCGACATGAGAGACGGAAGCGTGCGGATTATTAGTCATCACGCAACCCACTGTGCCGTCTCCTTTCAGAATTCTTTGTTATATGAACTAGACTAACTGGTTGGGCGGCTAGTGGACTTTCCGTGGTTGTAACCTCTGTCGTTGCTAATGGACTTTCTGtagttgcaacccccccccccccgcccccaattctgTGTCTCCTTCTTAAGCGAAGAGAAGACTGCAGAAAAACCTGATGAAAACAACAAAGAACTGAATGTGCTGGAAAACTGTGGAGGGATTTCACaaattggttgggggggggggggagaatctgttttgtttgttgggagacaccccctcccccaaaaccagCTCGTTAAGCTCTGCTTGGTTTCCCTCTGAACACAAAATCCTGTTTAGTTAGGCAACCTGTTGTGCGGTTGCTCGCCTTCTGCGCATACCCTTTCAGGCCACAGGTGCAACCCTTGTGAAGGACCCCAAGGAAACAAACGGACTTTCCCGAGAACACATCACCTTTGCCAGCTCCATTTGTGCATGCAGGCTGTGCTGTTTTGCCTGTGCAGAGAGGGCCTTGGCTTCCCCTCCGTCCCACTGTTTCAATTGTCCTCACTCAAACAGGAAACGTGTTTTGCAATATTGAACCTCCGGCACTGGGGCCTTTCAGAGCCACGTCAAGTTTTCCCCCGAAGCCCCGTCCCGACGGGTGAGGCTCTGCGAATAAAAGCTGGCTTTGCTCTTGTGGCCTTTGCTGAGCTCCTGTCTAGTATTCCTCAAGGGGAGAGGGGATGGTTTTTCCTCTAGGTGCGGGGGgtaggaacctgcagctctcagatgttcaagaGACCtgattcccatcccagccctacCAGCTTGTGGTGGCTGCATGCTGGTAGAAGCTGATAATTAATTCTAACTCGTCCCACAGCCTTCCTCACTACATACAGTTGGGATGCCCGACTCATGTGGGGATGTCCGGCATTTTGACTTCACCGGTTCTGCTGTCAAAGTCGACCTGCCCTGCGCCTCGGTCGAGTGGATGCAGTCCCGACAGGGCACAGAACGGCTGGCTAAACAAAAAAGTGaatggttttgtttctgctgtgctCAACGTTTGCTTTTTAAggagacacccccccacacacacatacaacacaaTGACATGCACAGAGTAAGCCATGCTAAAGCCAAAATGGGGCTCTGCTCTGAAGGGAGCAGGGAAGCGAAATTGCGGTCTTAACCCCACTGGAAGTTTCCGGTTGGAAAACGGAGGCGGTCCCATTTGGAACCGCAGAAGGCAGCAGTCAAAAGTGCCTAATTTCAGCTCTTGTTTCTGGTCTCCCCCTAGCCCACCAGGTTGATTTTGATGATTCAGAGCTACTCTTTATTTAAATTATCTACCGGAACGGGGCAActtccagctgcctttgggaTTGGCTTAACATGGGCCTGGCCACAGCTGGTTTTTAGGGTTGAATGCCAGACAACACCATCCTACAATGAGAGGCAGCGGGAAGGCAGAATCAAGCCTGGTTGGGGGCCCAGTTATTTAAGTGTAAGCGTTCCTCGCTGATCTCCATGGGCCCTAAAAAGTGTTTCCGTTTAGCTGGCCTTTACCCTTTTTTCTTGGCTCCAAAGCAgcaccccccaaccctaaccccccccccccgccccctgggttCAGTAGAGCTTCCTCCCAGGGAAGATCTGCGCAAACTCCCTGTTGGCCGCCTGCACTTTGCAGAAGTCAACTGAAAGTTCTACACCTCGTTGCTGTTTTCAAGGCGCAAACATCGGAGAGTTGTTACGAGCCCCCACTTGCCTATTCCACCCTCTCTTGTACCTTTGTGTTTGCAGCCCAAGAAGTCAGAGCAGCAAGACCCAGGCAAAAGTttgtttgttcccccccccccccatcctgcctTGCTTGCAATGGTTTGGGAATTCTGACAGTCACCCTATCCAATGCAGGAAATCTCCCAAGACCACTACGCTTCCTGCAGCCCAAGTAGTTTGCTGTATCTTTATTGTGGATTGACCCACTGGAGGGATTTTCTCTCCAAAGCGTGTTCCACTAGCACCAACGGTCTAGCTCCAGCAATTTCAGGGGGGAATTGCTGGTCAAGCGCCACTCATTTCAGTGGGGGCTGAACGGGAGAATTTCCTCCTGTGTCCTAACATTGAAGgcatagctccgtggtggcgaacctttggcactccagatgttatggactacaattcccatcagcccctgccagcatggtcaattggccatgctggcaggggctgatgggagtccaTCGTATCTATAGGTCACTAACCACTAACATAGCTGGATAAAGTCTGTGCTTTCATCCTGGGAGGGGCTTGCACGGCTATAGATGGCTGTCTTAAACCCCTCTATGTCACACAGGTGCTGAGCACCTTTTGCAGTGAGGATCTGCCCTTTTCCAGCGCGTGCGTCTTTTCTACTGGTTTTAAGTTCTGCattctttcctctcccaggcctACTTTTAGTTGTTTGTTCAAATTGAGCTGACTAATCCAGTAGCTAAATTTGTTTCGTTAACAGAAACCAAACGGCCGCTGTTGTTTTCAGTTCAGCCTTCTGACTGCTGTTATTCATTTGTTAATAAAGCCTGTATTATTCTGTCAAAACATAATTTCTCTATAAAACCTCTTCGTTtaatgtggttttttaaaaaaatgggtgccccaccccctgcaaccaTTAAAAGTCTTGTAATACAAAAACATGGATTTATTTtggcagaaatgaaaaaaaattacatatttcTACATTAAAGTGAAAACAAATGGATTCTCTTCCTGTTGTTCGTATAAGCGCACAGCAAAGAAAACAGAATGCTTTTGCAGAGATTAAGGTACCAAATTTCAAGCAAGCCCGTAACTAGACTGTTGTTGAATACTGAATGAACGGGAAGGTCAGATAAAGTCGACGGACAGAAGCAAAGTTACAAGGCCAATCAAAGGCTGTTATTTCCAAACTGAAGTTTGGGATGGAGAATTGGGTTGGGGGGAGCTCAGTCACCTTTGGACATTCACCAGGTCACACCTTCATCGAAAGcccggctttaaaaaaaaacctaattctTTCTGAGAGGgggctttttttttggaaagtggAAGAAGCACTTAATAAATAAAGGCCTGGATAAAGAATCCAACACCCCAGCCCACCGCCATGACCAAGCAGCAGCCTTCCAAGACAAGACTTGGCCGACTAGTCTGGTTCTGGCACAGTGCCCCTTTGCCAAGGCCTCGAAGCAGATCCCCCCGATGGTCAGACCCCCCACGGGCTGCTTTTGCACGGTcctggggggaggcaggggggctcaCTGCAGGCGCTGGTAGCTCTTGCCAGGATTACGTGGTGTGGATGTGCAGCCCCATGGCCCACCGTTCTTGACGTGATAGGGGGCTGAAGTATCAGAGGCGTGGCCAGCTTGCCCAGGCTCATGTCCAGTAGGTGGGAATTGGCGCCGGTTAGGCGTCGATGGGAGCGATCCACCACCTACCTGGGCGGCCTTGAGAGCGGCAGGCCCGGCAAGCGGCCTAGCGGTGTGGTGCATGCACACGCAGTCGCCGGTTATGGTAGGCCAGCTTGGAGATCTCGAACTGGAGGACCTTCAGAAGCCGGGGCCAGGCAGTGGGCCCGTCAGGTGCTGCAGCGATCCCAGTCCCAGCTGTAGTCGTCGTGATTGCAGAGAAGGCGTCGAGCATGCCCAGACTGGCTGCAGCTTCGCGGTAGGTGGAATTAGCGCCGAGGCCATGCCCATGTTGTTGTGCTTCAGTGGACTTCCAGGTCTTCCAGCTCCAGCGCTTGTCGGCGCGGCGAGAAGAGGCGCCAGGCTTGCACGGCCGCGTAGGAGCCCAGGGAGAGGAGCTGGCAGTCGGGGCAGTCGCGGCGGCGCAGGGCCCAGAGGCGCTGCAGGACGTGGTAGAAGTCCGGGGCCAGGTAGTGGTCCTCCTCCAGGAAGAGCAGGGGGCCCTCGTGGCCGCGCAGCGCGCGCACGCGCTCCCAGGCGAAGTGGAGCTTCCACCACCAGTGGTGCTTGGCCTGCGCGAAGGCGGCCTCGCGGTAGTGGCCGAAGGCGTCCGGGTAGCGCGCGTTGAGGCAGCCCCGCCGCAGCGCCGCCGCCCGGCCCAGGTCGCGCGGGCAGTCGCGGGGGTCGCTGCCCGGGAACTCGCGCGGGTACAGCTGCCGGCTGAAGGGGAAGAAGACCTGCAGCACCGCGCAGAAGTCCACGCCCGCCGCCACCGCGTCCA contains these protein-coding regions:
- the MGAT2 gene encoding LOW QUALITY PROTEIN: alpha-1,6-mannosyl-glycoprotein 2-beta-N-acetylglucosaminyltransferase (The sequence of the model RefSeq protein was modified relative to this genomic sequence to represent the inferred CDS: inserted 1 base in 1 codon; deleted 3 bases in 2 codons), with amino-acid sequence MRLRIYKRKVGALLLALVAAACALAIWGGGGGGGGGGGEKLGAAAAGAEPLGGSSSPSGSPARLAGDGRPPSNASWPAAVPGTPAVAAAAPSGDNETLRLRSLVYRLNFDQAVRQEWLWAAAAAAGRAAGEAPVALVVQVHERPEHLRLLLESLRRAPGAEKVLLVLSHDVWSPELDAVAAGVDFCAVLQVFFPFSRQLYPREFPGSDPRDCPRDLGRAAALRRGCLNARYPDAFGHYREAAFAQAKHHWWWKLHFAWERVRALRGHEGPLLFLEEDHYLAPDFYHVLQRLWALRRRDCPDCQLLSLGSYAAVQAWRLFSPRRQALELKTWKSTEAQQHGHGLGANSTYRXSCSQSGHARRLLCNHDDYSWDWSLQHLTGPLPGPGF